From one Candidatus Aegiribacteria sp. genomic stretch:
- a CDS encoding zf-TFIIB domain-containing protein — translation MMLCPKCHDIELKASELQGVRIDTCPACGGSWFDRNELRQARNKADSDLAWMEINLWKDTEGFHVTRESVRCPSCGEMMASVGYADTGVQIDYCRECGGIWLDSGEFSTIIKVLEHDIDNMTASDFLKESIREAEELIGTSEKFGEEWKHFKTVIKLLEYRVFAEHRTLARIIENFRSPFA, via the coding sequence ATGATGCTTTGTCCAAAATGCCATGATATAGAGTTGAAAGCTTCGGAGCTTCAGGGAGTCAGAATCGATACCTGTCCTGCCTGCGGAGGAAGCTGGTTTGACAGGAATGAACTCAGGCAGGCAAGGAATAAGGCAGACAGCGACCTTGCCTGGATGGAGATCAATCTCTGGAAGGATACCGAAGGGTTTCATGTGACAAGGGAATCTGTACGATGTCCCTCGTGCGGAGAGATGATGGCCTCTGTGGGGTATGCTGATACGGGGGTTCAGATTGATTACTGCAGAGAATGTGGTGGAATCTGGCTGGACAGCGGAGAGTTTTCCACGATTATAAAGGTGCTTGAGCATGATATCGACAACATGACAGCTTCGGATTTCCTTAAGGAAAGCATACGGGAAGCCGAAGAACTGATAGGTACCAGCGAAAAATTCGGTGAGGAATGGAAGCACTTCAAAACAGTTATAAAACTACTTGAGTATCGTGTATTTGCTGAACACAGAACCCTTGCCCGTATCATAGAGAACTTCAGGAGCCCCTTCGCCTGA